The following are from one region of the Orenia metallireducens genome:
- a CDS encoding endonuclease MutS2: MDKHTLKVLEFNKIKEQLRKHISSKLTETFVDNLEPKTEIDYIRARQEEVSQAKQILVKEERPPFGGIYNIRDSLTKVEKDIVLYGDELLNILNTLVTGHRLSSYFVNLVDEDNEYYRIINIASNIGSFKELEKTIKLAIDERGEVKDDASPRLREIRKNIRRTSEGIRDQLNSVINSSRYRKYIQESVITIRDNRYVIPIKAEAQHQVPGIVHDQSASGQTLFIEPMPVVKLNNKLRQLSSQEEEEVYRILKGLSLKVKERVDDIKNTVQILAILDFIFAKAKYSIEISGSEPLLNSDREIRLIKARHPLITGDVVANDIELGRDFDTLVITGPNTGGKTVTLKTVGLLILMSQSGLHIPALSGSSLGIYHQVYSDIGDEQSIEQNLSTFSSHMNNIIKIIEEVDDDSLVLLDELGAGTDPAEGAALAMSLLDYLHQKGAKTIATTHYSELKTYAYSNEGVENASVEFDVETLQPTYRLQMGLPGSSNAFQIASKLGLRDDIIEGANKLLAKDNIELDNILKEIERDRKEYNDKKEEAEQINQEAKRLKEEYEDKLKSLEEREEKELKEAYREANKIIKRAQDRANKIIEELKEKERASDREIEEARSGLREERKGLKNEEGKLVEEARQNRGIPNLEVGDKVKIVSLSKKGEVLQLFPDKKQALIQAGIMKVNIDLRDLEKVEGNQQEKEDSNFTKVNYSKVKGNKARNISPKLDLRGMRALDAKMKVEKYLDDVMLTNLSQIEIIHGKGTGVLKDVVHEILDDYPSVQEYRFGKPQEGGFGVTIVNF; the protein is encoded by the coding sequence ATGGATAAACATACATTGAAAGTTTTGGAATTTAATAAGATAAAAGAGCAGTTACGAAAGCATATCAGTAGTAAGTTGACAGAGACCTTTGTCGATAATTTAGAACCTAAAACTGAGATTGATTATATTAGAGCAAGGCAAGAAGAGGTAAGTCAGGCTAAACAGATTTTAGTAAAGGAAGAGAGACCTCCCTTTGGTGGAATCTATAATATTAGAGATTCCCTAACCAAAGTAGAGAAGGATATTGTGCTATATGGGGATGAGCTATTAAATATCTTAAATACCTTAGTAACTGGTCATAGGTTGAGTAGTTATTTTGTTAATTTAGTTGATGAGGATAATGAGTATTATAGAATAATCAATATAGCCAGCAATATTGGAAGTTTTAAGGAGTTAGAGAAGACTATTAAATTAGCAATTGATGAACGTGGAGAGGTTAAGGATGATGCCAGTCCTCGTTTAAGAGAGATTAGAAAGAATATTAGAAGGACCAGTGAGGGGATTAGAGATCAATTAAACTCTGTTATCAATTCAAGCCGTTATCGTAAGTATATTCAGGAATCTGTAATTACAATTCGTGATAATAGATATGTAATCCCCATAAAAGCAGAAGCACAACATCAAGTGCCTGGTATTGTCCATGACCAATCAGCTAGTGGTCAGACTCTATTCATTGAGCCTATGCCTGTAGTTAAACTTAATAATAAGCTTCGCCAGTTATCTTCTCAGGAAGAAGAAGAGGTTTATCGAATCTTAAAGGGATTATCTTTAAAGGTAAAAGAGAGAGTAGATGATATTAAAAATACTGTACAGATATTAGCGATATTAGACTTTATCTTTGCCAAAGCAAAGTATAGTATCGAGATAAGTGGTTCAGAACCTTTACTTAATAGTGATAGAGAGATTAGATTAATTAAAGCTCGCCATCCATTGATAACAGGTGATGTAGTGGCTAATGATATTGAATTGGGTAGAGACTTTGATACCCTTGTGATTACTGGACCTAATACTGGAGGTAAGACGGTTACCTTAAAGACTGTGGGCTTACTGATTTTAATGTCTCAGTCTGGGTTACATATCCCGGCATTGTCAGGTTCTAGCCTTGGAATCTATCATCAAGTCTATAGTGATATAGGAGATGAACAGAGTATCGAGCAGAACTTAAGTACCTTCTCTTCTCATATGAATAATATCATTAAGATTATTGAAGAGGTTGATGATGATTCTTTAGTGTTATTAGATGAATTAGGGGCTGGTACTGACCCTGCTGAAGGTGCAGCTTTAGCTATGTCTTTATTGGACTATTTACATCAAAAGGGTGCTAAGACTATTGCTACAACCCATTATAGTGAGCTTAAAACTTATGCCTACTCTAATGAAGGGGTGGAGAATGCTTCAGTAGAATTTGATGTGGAAACTTTACAGCCTACTTATAGACTCCAAATGGGGCTACCAGGTAGTAGTAATGCCTTCCAAATAGCCAGTAAACTAGGGTTGAGAGATGATATTATTGAAGGTGCTAATAAGCTATTGGCAAAGGATAATATTGAGTTAGATAATATCTTAAAAGAGATTGAACGAGATAGGAAAGAGTACAATGATAAGAAGGAAGAAGCAGAGCAAATTAATCAAGAAGCAAAGAGACTTAAGGAGGAGTATGAAGATAAGCTCAAGTCTTTAGAAGAGAGAGAAGAAAAAGAGTTAAAAGAGGCTTATCGAGAAGCCAATAAGATTATCAAAAGAGCACAGGATAGAGCAAATAAGATAATAGAAGAGTTAAAAGAGAAGGAACGTGCCAGCGATAGAGAGATAGAAGAGGCAAGAAGTGGGTTACGTGAAGAACGTAAAGGTCTTAAAAATGAAGAGGGTAAGTTGGTTGAAGAAGCAAGACAGAATAGGGGAATCCCTAATTTAGAGGTTGGAGATAAAGTTAAAATTGTTAGTTTGAGTAAGAAAGGCGAAGTTCTTCAGTTATTCCCTGATAAGAAACAGGCTCTGATTCAAGCAGGTATTATGAAGGTAAATATAGATTTAAGAGATTTGGAGAAGGTTGAAGGTAATCAACAAGAGAAAGAGGATAGTAACTTTACTAAGGTCAACTATAGTAAAGTTAAAGGAAATAAAGCAAGAAATATCTCTCCTAAATTAGATTTAAGGGGAATGAGAGCCTTAGATGCCAAGATGAAGGTAGAAAAGTATTTAGATGATGTGATGTTAACTAATTTAAGTCAGATTGAGATTATTCATGGTAAGGGTACAGGTGTCTTAAAGGATGTAGTCCATGAGATTCTAGATGATTACCCAAGTGTACAAGAATATAGGTTTGGAAAGCCTCAAGAGGGTGGTTTTGGGGTTACCATAGTAAACTTTTAA
- the tyrS gene encoding tyrosine--tRNA ligase translates to MEIAEQLKIIKRGIDEMIGEEDLVKKLKKSEEEGKPLKIKLGLDPTAPDIHLGHTVVLQKLKQFQDLGHEIILLIGDFTGRIGDPTGKSKARTQLTEEEVKENARTYEEQIFKILDPEKTKVVFNSQWFGEMSFTDAIQLSSNYTVARMLEREDFSKRYSNNQPISIHEFFYPILQGYDSVAIEADVELGGTDQRFNLLAGRNLQKEYGQEAQAIIMMPLLEGLDGVDKMSKSKGNYIGINEAPSEMFGKAMSMPDELITRYFELLTDISLEELNDIKEGLANGELHPMKMKKKVAREIVTKYYDEETAYAAQEEFERVFKEGDTPEDIPEVVLATDELEDGKLWIVKLVAATGLVDSNSEARRMIKQGAVSIDDERYDKMNLDIEVKDGMIIKVGKRRFAKIILK, encoded by the coding sequence ATGGAAATTGCAGAACAATTAAAGATAATTAAACGAGGCATCGATGAGATGATTGGTGAAGAGGATTTAGTTAAAAAGCTTAAGAAATCTGAAGAAGAAGGAAAGCCATTAAAGATAAAATTAGGGCTAGATCCAACTGCTCCAGATATTCATTTAGGGCATACTGTAGTTTTGCAAAAATTAAAGCAGTTTCAAGATTTAGGTCATGAAATTATCTTATTAATTGGTGATTTTACTGGTAGAATTGGAGATCCAACGGGTAAATCTAAGGCTAGAACTCAATTGACTGAAGAAGAGGTTAAAGAGAATGCTAGAACTTATGAAGAGCAAATCTTTAAGATATTAGACCCTGAAAAGACTAAGGTAGTCTTCAATAGTCAATGGTTTGGAGAGATGAGTTTTACTGATGCTATTCAGTTATCATCTAATTATACAGTAGCTAGAATGTTAGAAAGAGAGGATTTCTCTAAGAGATATTCTAATAATCAACCAATTAGTATCCATGAATTCTTCTACCCAATCTTACAAGGTTATGACTCAGTAGCAATCGAAGCTGATGTTGAATTAGGTGGAACAGATCAGAGATTTAATCTATTAGCAGGTCGTAACTTACAAAAAGAGTATGGTCAAGAGGCACAAGCTATTATTATGATGCCTTTATTAGAAGGTTTAGATGGTGTAGATAAGATGAGTAAGAGTAAAGGAAATTACATAGGAATTAATGAAGCACCTAGTGAAATGTTTGGTAAGGCTATGTCTATGCCTGATGAGCTTATCACACGTTATTTTGAATTATTAACAGATATTTCATTAGAAGAGCTCAATGATATTAAAGAAGGCTTAGCTAATGGTGAATTACATCCAATGAAGATGAAGAAGAAGGTTGCTAGAGAGATAGTGACTAAATATTATGATGAAGAGACTGCTTATGCTGCTCAAGAGGAGTTCGAACGAGTATTTAAAGAGGGAGATACTCCCGAGGATATTCCAGAAGTAGTGCTTGCTACTGATGAGTTAGAGGATGGTAAGCTATGGATTGTTAAGTTGGTTGCTGCTACAGGTTTAGTAGATAGTAATAGTGAAGCGCGTCGTATGATTAAACAAGGTGCTGTTAGTATAGATGATGAACGATATGATAAGATGAACTTAGATATAGAAGTGAAAGATGGAATGATTATCAAAGTTGGTAAGAGAAGATTTGCTAAGATAATTTTAAAATAA
- the yunB gene encoding sporulation protein YunB, with protein MLFFLKRFVKIGLVVIIIFFLIFIILIETTLQPILNDICEVEVTGILTTVINKGINQANSGLSYNDMVRIQTNKQGHIILMEPNLKFVNKLSSDITLEIQRRLNNLTEQIITIPISQIFGVEILSKFSPRINARIIPHGAIKTDVVDEFDSVGINQTRHRLYLKVDTKVRVVVPLTGAEIAVSTQVPMTEAVIVGQVPQVYVGLEKGLFKEGIIKKKE; from the coding sequence GTGCTTTTTTTCTTGAAAAGGTTTGTAAAAATTGGGTTAGTAGTAATAATAATCTTTTTTTTAATCTTTATAATATTGATAGAAACTACTTTGCAACCTATTTTAAATGATATTTGTGAAGTTGAAGTGACAGGTATATTAACAACTGTTATTAATAAAGGTATTAATCAAGCTAATAGTGGATTATCTTATAATGATATGGTTAGGATTCAGACAAATAAGCAGGGGCATATAATTTTAATGGAACCTAATTTAAAATTTGTAAATAAATTATCTTCTGATATCACTTTAGAAATACAGAGGAGATTAAATAATCTTACTGAACAAATTATTACTATACCTATCTCTCAGATCTTTGGGGTGGAGATTTTATCTAAATTCAGTCCAAGAATAAATGCTCGAATAATACCTCATGGAGCAATAAAGACTGATGTTGTTGATGAGTTTGATTCTGTTGGTATCAACCAGACACGCCATAGGCTCTATTTGAAGGTTGATACTAAAGTAAGGGTAGTTGTCCCTCTTACAGGTGCAGAGATAGCTGTAAGTACACAGGTTCCTATGACTGAGGCTGTAATTGTCGGTCAGGTTCCCCAAGTATATGTAGGACTAGAGAAAGGATTGTTTAAAGAAGGGATAATCAAGAAGAAGGAGTGA
- a CDS encoding CvpA family protein has product MDLNLIDIVVIILAVVFMVKGYKLGLIKQLTAILAIIMAIYVAQEQYTIIAGFLTKEFSLTSKLAEVLSFFIIIITVTLVINYIGYFLTQLLDIIFLSFIDNFGGLLFGLIKGFLILYIGLLLLNIIPVDLVEKEIAQSYFAPKILSFSSVVDKKIEEFSK; this is encoded by the coding sequence TTGGATTTGAACTTAATAGATATCGTAGTTATTATTCTTGCAGTGGTATTTATGGTTAAGGGATATAAGTTAGGATTAATTAAACAGTTAACTGCAATATTAGCTATTATAATGGCTATCTATGTTGCTCAAGAGCAGTATACAATTATTGCAGGCTTCTTAACTAAAGAATTTAGTCTTACTTCAAAGCTGGCAGAAGTGCTATCCTTCTTTATAATCATTATAACTGTTACTTTGGTGATTAATTATATAGGATATTTTCTTACTCAGTTGTTAGATATAATCTTTTTATCCTTTATTGATAACTTTGGCGGACTATTATTTGGACTCATTAAAGGGTTTTTAATTTTATATATTGGATTATTATTATTAAATATTATTCCTGTGGACTTGGTAGAAAAGGAGATTGCTCAATCTTATTTTGCTCCTAAGATATTAAGCTTTAGTTCGGTAGTTGATAAAAAGATAGAAGAATTCTCTAAATGA
- the polX gene encoding DNA polymerase/3'-5' exonuclease PolX: MNNLIVSLIFDNIMNLLKIKGANNYKIIAYEKASRLIRDLEIDVAELIKEDRLTEISGIGEGLAENIKEIVETGTCQDYNDLAKEYPPTLISLLKVSGVGVSKVKQFYSEIGIKDLESLKEEAQSGALSQLSGIGPKTEQKILESVDKLLSEKNKLDLGEAAGLAYQLKDYIKGFKEVDSIEVVGGIRRREEIIDEIDLVIVTNDFEKTIKSLEKLPIISDVARLDDEIILADTKLGIGIKIFETGNSLFWQKVFWSTGSKEYNQKLKEIINDEIEDKIIGTFEDEQEIFKFIGLPYIIPELRDDLESIDRAKNHNLPSSIELKNIKGDLHMHSRWSDGRYTIEEMAQACQQKGYEYMAICDHTQALTVANGLTPDRLKAQWEEIDKLNETLDITILKGAEVDILEDRLDYDDDILAQLDIVIASVHSGFNNSREKIMGRIMMALENPHVHILAHPTGRLVLGRGAYNIDFERLVHKAIETNTILEINASPKRLDLSHQQVKLAHQLGAKFIINTDAHKVKQLNNMEFGVGVARKGWLEKDDVINTLRVDELKEFLAR, translated from the coding sequence ATGAATAATTTAATAGTCAGTTTAATCTTTGATAATATTATGAATTTGTTAAAGATAAAAGGAGCAAATAATTATAAAATCATAGCTTATGAAAAAGCTAGTAGATTAATTAGAGATTTAGAAATTGATGTAGCAGAATTAATTAAAGAGGATAGGTTGACAGAGATTTCTGGTATTGGAGAGGGTTTAGCAGAGAATATTAAAGAGATAGTCGAAACTGGGACTTGTCAAGATTATAATGATTTGGCTAAGGAATATCCTCCTACTTTAATCTCTTTATTGAAAGTTTCTGGTGTGGGTGTTAGTAAAGTTAAGCAATTTTATAGTGAAATTGGAATTAAAGATCTAGAGAGCTTGAAAGAAGAAGCCCAATCAGGAGCATTATCTCAACTATCTGGGATTGGCCCTAAAACTGAACAGAAAATTTTAGAGAGCGTAGACAAATTATTATCTGAAAAAAATAAGCTAGATTTAGGAGAGGCAGCTGGGCTAGCTTATCAGTTGAAAGATTATATAAAAGGCTTTAAAGAAGTTGATAGTATCGAAGTGGTAGGGGGTATTAGAAGGAGAGAAGAGATCATTGATGAGATTGATTTAGTTATAGTGACCAATGATTTTGAAAAAACAATTAAATCACTTGAGAAACTTCCTATTATTTCAGATGTGGCTAGGCTAGACGATGAAATTATTTTAGCAGACACCAAGTTAGGAATTGGAATTAAGATTTTTGAGACTGGTAATTCATTATTTTGGCAGAAAGTTTTTTGGTCAACAGGTTCTAAAGAATATAATCAAAAATTAAAGGAAATTATTAATGATGAAATAGAGGATAAAATAATAGGTACTTTTGAAGATGAGCAGGAGATATTTAAATTCATTGGTTTACCTTATATTATCCCTGAATTACGAGATGATTTAGAGAGTATAGATAGAGCTAAAAATCATAACTTACCTAGCAGTATTGAATTAAAAAATATTAAAGGTGATTTACATATGCATTCTAGATGGAGTGATGGGCGATATACAATTGAAGAGATGGCTCAAGCTTGTCAGCAAAAAGGATATGAGTATATGGCTATCTGTGATCATACTCAAGCTTTGACTGTAGCCAATGGATTAACACCTGATAGATTGAAAGCTCAGTGGGAAGAGATAGATAAACTAAACGAGACGTTAGATATTACTATTTTAAAAGGGGCTGAGGTTGATATCCTAGAGGATAGATTAGATTATGATGATGATATTTTAGCTCAGTTGGATATAGTAATAGCCTCAGTACATAGTGGATTTAATAATTCTAGAGAAAAGATAATGGGAAGAATCATGATGGCATTGGAAAATCCTCATGTCCATATTTTAGCCCATCCTACAGGAAGGTTAGTTCTAGGTAGAGGAGCATATAATATTGACTTTGAAAGACTTGTACATAAAGCCATAGAGACTAATACTATTTTAGAAATTAATGCTTCACCTAAAAGGTTGGACCTAAGTCATCAGCAGGTTAAATTAGCCCATCAATTAGGTGCCAAATTTATTATCAACACTGATGCTCATAAGGTTAAACAGTTAAATAATATGGAATTTGGTGTTGGAGTAGCTAGAAAAGGATGGTTAGAGAAAGATGATGTAATTAATACTTTAAGAGTAGATGAATTGAAAGAGTTCTTAGCTAGATAG
- a CDS encoding cell division protein ZapA, with amino-acid sequence MSIENSSNKSEVKVEILGEEYKIKGDESPEYIKSIALFVDEHMKEIQEYAPSISRNRIIILGVMNLADKLYKVQEMNGKLKEDNTKLENSFKQILSENNKLKEQYMALKEEYEEFLDLIEKGELD; translated from the coding sequence TTGAGTATAGAAAATTCTTCTAATAAGTCTGAGGTTAAAGTAGAAATTCTAGGTGAAGAATATAAAATAAAAGGTGATGAGTCACCTGAATATATTAAGAGCATAGCACTCTTTGTTGATGAACATATGAAAGAGATTCAAGAATATGCACCATCAATTTCTAGAAATAGAATTATAATATTAGGTGTTATGAATTTAGCGGATAAGCTATATAAAGTACAGGAGATGAATGGAAAATTAAAAGAAGATAATACTAAATTAGAGAATAGTTTTAAACAAATTCTTTCAGAAAATAATAAGTTAAAGGAACAGTATATGGCTTTAAAAGAAGAGTATGAAGAATTCTTGGACTTAATTGAGAAGGGGGAGTTAGATTAA
- a CDS encoding transglycosylase domain-containing protein translates to MSKDRQKIKQLIIILIILAMAVGMGATIGGVTWIIKRSPDISDYGQWQTSESSVVYASNGEVLTKLYKEDRIYVPIKKIPKNLQDAIVAIEDERFYQHYGIDIRGILRAIWVDIKAMAKVEGASTITQQLAKNALLTHEKLFSRKLQEMYIAMQFERMYTKKEILEFYLNEIFLGHSAYGVQSAAKFYFNKDVEELTLAESALIAGLPKAPNSYSPYRNIEKARKRRNLVLSKMLEQGYITQREYKEAITEEIKLERAEENNAEIAPYFVEYIRKELLDKFGAKQVYTGGLKIYTTLDLDMQKKAQETVDNAFETNYLPTIVREKGQSKTQPQIALLTIDPHTGYIKAMIGGRGDDKFNRTTQAYRQPGSAFKPFVYATAIKQGAGTGTVVDDTPKGYKTTLNGDEDELWIPRNYDGEYHGPTTLRIALAKSLNVSAVKLLERVGINNTISVAKSLGIRNLVPEDRNLSLALGGLTKGLTPLEMATAYGVFATGGIKTDPIAITKVEDNNGNIILSNEVHRNIVLDESVAYLVTDMLKSAISRGPLVWGTGWRAYLGRPAAGKTGTTSDYTDAWFVGYTPDLVTSVWLGEDSPTRMEYQMKDKEGNLIKDGTGKVKTNIVSSGEASKIWGDYMKKVVENRPVKEFKRPNNIIAKEICIEDGLLPNQYCPIVTRREELFIEGTEPTEVGTLHKATAEIKIDKSTGLIATDYCPPEEIVTKTYQVETGIIVDGTGVPIKKIDPETKLPLTDEEGNYIFETIPTKECDIHAPANPAEEIKDKIFDFFNLLRGRE, encoded by the coding sequence TTGTCTAAAGACAGGCAGAAGATTAAACAACTAATTATAATATTAATTATATTAGCTATGGCTGTTGGAATGGGAGCCACAATCGGTGGTGTCACGTGGATTATCAAAAGAAGCCCTGATATTTCTGATTATGGTCAATGGCAGACAAGTGAAAGTAGTGTAGTATATGCTTCCAATGGTGAAGTTTTAACTAAACTATATAAAGAGGATAGAATTTATGTACCTATTAAAAAGATTCCAAAGAATTTACAGGATGCTATCGTAGCAATCGAAGATGAACGATTCTATCAGCATTATGGAATAGATATTAGAGGTATTTTAAGAGCTATCTGGGTAGATATTAAGGCAATGGCTAAGGTGGAAGGTGCTAGTACCATTACTCAGCAATTGGCTAAAAATGCTCTTTTGACCCATGAAAAATTATTCTCACGTAAATTACAAGAGATGTATATCGCTATGCAATTTGAAAGGATGTATACTAAAAAAGAGATTCTTGAGTTTTATCTAAATGAGATCTTTTTAGGGCATAGTGCTTATGGTGTACAAAGTGCTGCTAAATTTTATTTCAACAAGGATGTAGAGGAATTAACCCTTGCTGAATCAGCTTTGATAGCAGGATTACCAAAAGCACCTAATAGCTATTCTCCTTACAGAAATATAGAAAAGGCTAGAAAACGTAGAAACCTTGTCTTATCAAAGATGTTAGAACAGGGATATATCACTCAAAGAGAGTATAAAGAAGCAATTACTGAAGAGATTAAACTCGAAAGGGCTGAAGAGAATAATGCTGAGATTGCTCCTTATTTTGTTGAATATATTAGAAAAGAGTTACTTGACAAATTTGGTGCTAAACAAGTTTATACAGGTGGATTGAAGATTTATACTACTTTAGATTTGGATATGCAGAAAAAAGCTCAAGAGACAGTAGATAATGCCTTTGAAACTAACTATCTCCCTACTATTGTTCGAGAAAAGGGTCAGAGTAAGACTCAACCACAGATAGCTTTACTTACTATTGATCCTCATACTGGCTATATCAAGGCTATGATTGGTGGTCGTGGTGATGATAAATTCAATCGTACAACTCAAGCCTATCGACAACCAGGTTCTGCCTTTAAACCTTTTGTTTATGCTACAGCTATCAAACAAGGTGCTGGAACTGGAACTGTGGTAGATGATACTCCTAAAGGATATAAAACAACACTCAATGGTGATGAAGATGAGCTTTGGATTCCTAGAAACTATGACGGAGAATATCATGGTCCAACTACTTTGAGGATAGCTTTAGCAAAATCACTTAATGTTTCAGCCGTTAAATTACTGGAAAGAGTGGGTATTAATAATACTATTAGCGTTGCTAAGAGTTTAGGAATTAGAAACCTAGTACCTGAAGATAGAAACTTATCTTTGGCTTTAGGTGGATTAACAAAAGGGCTTACACCTCTAGAGATGGCAACAGCCTATGGAGTCTTTGCTACTGGTGGTATCAAAACAGACCCTATTGCTATCACTAAAGTTGAAGATAATAATGGTAATATAATATTATCTAATGAAGTTCATCGCAATATTGTCCTTGATGAGAGCGTAGCTTATTTAGTAACAGATATGCTTAAATCTGCTATCTCTCGAGGACCTTTAGTCTGGGGAACTGGTTGGAGAGCTTATTTAGGTAGACCTGCTGCTGGTAAGACTGGAACAACCTCTGATTACACTGATGCTTGGTTTGTAGGCTACACCCCTGATTTAGTAACATCAGTCTGGCTTGGCGAAGATTCTCCAACTAGAATGGAATATCAAATGAAAGATAAGGAAGGAAACCTGATTAAAGACGGTACTGGTAAGGTTAAAACAAATATCGTATCTAGTGGAGAAGCATCTAAAATCTGGGGAGATTATATGAAGAAGGTTGTTGAAAATAGACCAGTAAAAGAATTTAAAAGACCAAATAATATTATTGCTAAAGAGATCTGTATTGAAGATGGTCTGTTACCTAACCAATATTGCCCAATTGTGACAAGAAGAGAAGAGTTATTTATCGAAGGTACAGAACCAACAGAAGTTGGAACTTTGCATAAAGCTACTGCTGAGATAAAGATTGATAAGTCTACAGGATTGATAGCTACAGACTACTGCCCTCCAGAGGAAATAGTAACTAAAACTTATCAAGTAGAGACAGGTATTATTGTTGATGGAACTGGAGTTCCAATCAAGAAGATTGACCCAGAAACTAAATTACCATTAACAGATGAAGAAGGAAATTATATCTTTGAAACTATTCCAACAAAAGAGTGCGATATTCATGCTCCAGCAAATCCAGCTGAAGAGATTAAAGATAAGATCTTTGACTTCTTTAACCTGTTAAGAGGTAGAGAATAA
- a CDS encoding hydrolase — MKKEFKVKTPLYSKCIEVPQVIHKATGIHILSRFVKSIIFTTDVVVIKNNNADAIMAVYPFTPQPILSHALATVANMPLMVGIGGGTTQGDRVVELALDAEFQGVLGVVLNAPIDNKTLSAVRQAVEIPIIVSVISTERVEERLKNGADILNVCAGKDTVKVVKYIRDRYPDVPIMATGGSSDKAIKDTIDAGANAIVYTPPTTTQLMKDLMATYRT, encoded by the coding sequence ATGAAGAAGGAATTTAAAGTTAAGACACCTTTATATAGTAAATGTATAGAAGTGCCTCAAGTTATTCACAAGGCTACGGGCATACATATTTTAAGCCGCTTTGTTAAGTCAATTATATTTACTACCGATGTTGTAGTGATTAAGAATAATAATGCTGATGCGATTATGGCTGTTTATCCTTTTACACCTCAACCTATACTCTCTCATGCCTTAGCTACAGTAGCTAATATGCCATTAATGGTTGGAATAGGTGGTGGAACTACTCAAGGGGATAGAGTAGTAGAACTTGCGTTAGATGCAGAATTTCAAGGGGTATTAGGAGTAGTCTTAAATGCTCCTATCGATAATAAGACTTTATCAGCTGTGCGGCAGGCTGTGGAGATTCCTATTATTGTCTCTGTTATATCTACAGAAAGAGTAGAAGAGAGGTTGAAAAATGGAGCTGATATTCTAAATGTCTGTGCAGGAAAAGATACAGTTAAAGTAGTTAAATATATTAGAGACAGATATCCCGATGTTCCTATTATGGCTACAGGTGGTTCAAGTGATAAAGCGATAAAAGATACTATTGATGCAGGTGCAAATGCTATCGTTTATACACCTCCAACTACAACCCAATTGATGAAGGATTTGATGGCAACTTATCGGACTTAA
- a CDS encoding CvfB family protein — MKIGRYNEGKVVKETDFGLYLEIDGEEVLLPNKYIPENTEIDDNLNVFIYKDSEDRPIATTLTPKAGVGDYAYLEVKDVTRIGAFLDWGLEKDLLVPYREQPGKMKKGKSYVVRVYLDEETDRIVATEKFDRFINHSKLDVSENDEVDILIYRYTDLGVEVIVNNKYYGLVYSDDIYKNLKIGQRYKGYIKKVREDNKIDVSLRKPGYGRIEDAKDKILKKLKKEEGFISLNDNSSPHLIKKLLQMSKGTFKKAIGGLYKEEIIDITDEGIKLRD; from the coding sequence GTGAAGATAGGAAGGTATAATGAAGGAAAAGTAGTAAAAGAGACTGATTTTGGTTTATATTTAGAGATAGATGGTGAAGAGGTACTTTTGCCTAATAAATATATTCCTGAAAATACTGAGATTGATGATAACTTAAATGTATTTATCTATAAAGATTCTGAAGATAGACCTATAGCAACAACACTAACTCCTAAAGCAGGGGTTGGAGACTATGCATATTTAGAGGTAAAGGATGTTACTAGAATCGGTGCTTTTTTAGATTGGGGATTAGAAAAGGATTTATTGGTTCCTTATAGAGAGCAACCTGGTAAGATGAAAAAAGGTAAAAGTTATGTGGTAAGAGTTTATCTTGATGAAGAGACAGATAGAATAGTGGCTACAGAGAAGTTTGATAGGTTTATCAATCATAGTAAGTTAGATGTATCTGAAAATGATGAAGTAGATATCTTAATTTATAGGTATACCGATTTAGGAGTGGAAGTAATAGTTAATAATAAATATTATGGATTAGTCTACAGTGATGATATCTATAAAAATTTAAAGATTGGACAAAGATACAAAGGATATATTAAGAAGGTTAGAGAAGATAATAAAATAGATGTAAGTCTACGAAAGCCTGGTTATGGTAGAATAGAGGATGCAAAAGATAAAATCCTTAAGAAGTTGAAAAAAGAGGAAGGTTTTATCTCTTTAAATGATAATAGTTCTCCACATCTTATTAAGAAGTTGCTACAGATGAGTAAAGGTACCTTTAAGAAAGCAATTGGGGGGCTTTATAAAGAAGAGATTATAGATATAACTGATGAAGGAATTAAATTAAGAGATTAA